A stretch of the Lineus longissimus chromosome 12, tnLinLong1.2, whole genome shotgun sequence genome encodes the following:
- the LOC135496641 gene encoding uncharacterized protein LOC135496641 produces the protein MEANDILPNLTTPKGLEFRESAIKEGELGIWCSSRIPKGDKFGPFEGTKVYNSKQTLNPQYAWEVLDQETGKLLYYIDASDETKANWMRFVRCARYFEEQNIVSKQEGCDVYYAAINDIEPGEELLTWYDMTEYNESLKKRGNKKNLKKKMEAVEEVPSSPSKAAKGKGKTKMVEETSEDGVEKDAKKTKKKTKQKEYAESEENNESEKSDSCEGHKSDSNNEQVDNLNELTESSLDKASKKNGKVSGEAGLNSAENESKSSEKVVIGKKRVPKKKLKLTNEKVTDRSEGVAEESEKMESIELQKSENVGEVSRDFDENVSEFVKCPEKVVIRNKRGPKKKSKLRESNSVDIADKVNGDSSEKTEVCSERAEVSSLRSEAVATDENGDKCVNGEESRMLETGDKHSDACENWKDSDNVNDKEPADCSDVSESVAKDTSDQEDVTLSSSPAAHEDNNVADNVAKNISDKEDVTFSSSPAAHEDNNVADNVAKNIGDKEDATLSPDSDEDKNVAEIVAKNIGDKKDVTLSTSSDVDVDKNGKDVTLEEKHREGIPMDVTCNATEMNGDKIENEMAGDGSTELVMDLSICPDDVLKSDVMDCDSGVDADESGKNADSCSVVDSTEKIEENSANYAKEAEIVENIPTVPSQMDRTPDKDTEPNDLVTDLKKTSENGSNDIDHRLVNNDRCLLEVQDVQSDCPLNLSMKSESSVEGGEKKRKPYALGQLESMTNALKVSTGEEKCDSSILRAAFAGRKITADVPHKPVQSPQGSISPSPLSPTKLGLTGTKPGIVFHNLTPELVEQNLFKNSRCSYGRYTPVGRGVTQFVSSSPKVLPKPEPVVKKFVGTAISSSTKDTAKPESLQKPDGQYYQFEIQSHHHCIENGRQIYRCDVCSGSYRHAFSLKRHFIRNHVNHKYVSDADLINCCVNIKKPTEQTLTESKKICDMIRSAGYENEPSQQSSDTKTENSQQLKLESDKDAMNLESEIVNKLPNLSNASVNEQKSAPGDKSPPGEKKESVIILSRASEDTDCAVKSNDNLVILQSTPKKWPGLFRCNACGATFDELPLLTTHYLNHPSKKEGRMFTCDKCFMKFSHKHNLIRHRSSHQITSSASKHSTVSIRGVPEGGQQGDPIFQCKLCPAFFLHRGYLMKHIRVMHGRQRNACAFCSKHFESETKLETHLRITHDQSLESNKATMLKNCPKTPTDLDKNQSMKLSNRAQGYKYACTVCKKRFKEYRIMCRHRRLAHQSGRTPLVPEKAPRVELVIPTPKRSLFLDDSPFFYANVAKNISDNLNMHVDGKIESLGNPSVHFRVKDGAIGLNSCDTKLPESEFWVKYNVNPEFPPKLKLTSVKPAANDQSRPHNVRPEHAFAAPPYSGVQWPCTAECNQRRRKNGFKNFYADDNEDKKYICMVCKREFEFFMDFDDHRWEVHPNVNCTHIEVNKDSYPPIFVPPTFHGMLNDTPSDVEKVYPSSFKCTKCNSNFDLIDKLHEHIVSCAVKGKGDQASSSSNSNSNGYGSQLLGDFKKNQYAQMKKGFKVKHRLQHRAQLKSLAAQKAKEEKLQNKIKKQRKSRYEREQGIGYNDRGFEFNVEAELNEDGTQKRRNFFQLPYNPKKHKRRRDMTQVVDMHMCGGCRKRFKTLGLLERHGRICSEKEKLNKAEAIAVPKREISGALKCKYCAKVFTYKASLRRHLMDICRIKKDLIARNILSPTELETEKIMIDNMAEKTYDGQESVHSSEVGSEMTNEPEEDLMLPRRIGYWRGKKRKGRKKNNRWAKSKIPKKTLSTDSKEGAEDDSKTSVEESMALGESAGTLSLELLKLKPEVKALKGLRTFKRRQPLVRHGYRYITELVPDALLTSTPVEDGAADDGKRRRKRTFKAQEQANIEMVLDDMECYIEDGAAPKKKKRRKLKPGMEGSNSGSFSSSLEGSVSVSVPLDRVAQVPVSVLQKVRQRPGPKKGWKLAKLQAQKMKWGEIVPTVTEEESKPKMQDLGKADIKRKEVADDNSPSAPAVVKKRPGPKKGWKLKMKLMAKAQTSNPDVSAENPPTDVSKTASVSAQEEEDVIMENVERVRGKPGPKKGWKLAKLGLPPQNAEVAVTTGPASETDTSTIRKPVVRRKPKGLKPRFQAKKYIASVVGEILDEAVPSAYVRKKSLGKRGPLPKGDKIAKGVKDSPGEPIPAAPTSEIALDAATNVPMNSESDSKEVVPVVAKKPRGPKKGWKLERAKAAELAESLQETVPESVPEPASIPVEETNPEKPAKRKPGPKKGWKLLKKEEKSVTLTSSGTGRGRKSHVTSSSPTRKNSCSPNRKVSPGPTRKEVTDPSPKASSNPTGKVAAKGKVGGEPKVKRDGKVAVKRGRKPAVNAPDSPEKRVLIERGPGKRVVKIKKAVLAPPTRGRKRAIKDGDTKAKTLVKRRKIDGLDGEGMETDETLTVPPSGLVLNDMDHIDGVETSLVQKNKSCDSIDMVELNTCTSRPLSVECASSSGVSSGATSDNSFETTETTGADVNSPTLTPVQSQS, from the exons atgGAGGCCAACGACATCCTTCCAAATCTCACAACCCCCAAGGGCCTTGAGTTTAGGGAATCGGCGATAAAGGAGGGGGAATTAG GAATTTGGTGTTCCAGCCGCATTCCAAAGGGAGACAAGTTTGGACCGTTTGAAGGAACGAAGGTCTATAACTCAAAGCAGACGTTAAATCCACAGTATGCTTGGGAG GTCTTGGACCAAGAGACTGGCAAGCTGCTCTACTACATTGATGCATCTGACGAGACAAAGGCCAACTGGATGAGATTTGTACGATGTGCGAGATACTTTGAGGAGCAGAATATTGTGTCAAAACAAGAGGGCTGTGATGTGTATTATGCTGCTATTAAT GATATTGAGCCAGGTGAAGAACTCCTGACCTGGTATGACATGACAGAATACAATGAGAGCTTGAAGAAGAGGGGCAACaagaaaaatctgaaaa AGAAAATGGAAGCAGTTGAGGAGGTGCCATCAAGTCCAAGTAAGGCAGCGAAGGGTAAAGGAAAGACCAAAATGGTGGAAGAAACCTCTGAGGATGGCGTAGAAAAAGATGCTAAAAAGACGAAAAAGAAGACGAAACAAAAGGAATATGCTGAATCAGAAGAAAACAATGAATCGGAGAAATCAGATTCATGTGAGGGACACAAATCTGATTCTAATAATGAACAAGTGGATAATCTGAATGAACTGACTGAAAGTTCATTGGATAAGGCGTCAAAGAAGAATGGTAAAGTTAGCGGTGAGGCAGGTTTAAATTCTGCTGAAAATGAGTCTAAGAGTTCTGAAAAGGTTGTGATAGGAAAGAAAAGGGTCCCCAAGAAAAAGTTGAAGCTGACCAATGAAAAAGTGACGGACAGAAGTGAGGGTGTTGCTGAGGAATCCGAAAAAATGGAATCCATTGAGCTGCAgaaatctgaaaatgttggCGAAGTCAGCagagattttgatgaaaatgtgtcCGAGTTTGTGAAATGTCCTGAAAAAGTTGTAATAAGGAATAAAAGAGGTCCCAAGAAAAAGTCCAAACTAAGAGAAAGTAATTCTGTGGACATTGCTGATAAAGTTAATGGGGACAGTTCTGAGAAAACCGAGGTCTGTTCTGAGAGAGCTGAAGTCAGTTCGTTGAGAAGTGAGGCGGTGGCGACAGACGAAAATGGGGACAAATGTGTTAATGGCGAAGAGAGCAGAATGTTGGAAACTGGGGACAAACATAGCGATGCCTGTGAAAATTGGAAAGACTCGGACAATGTTAATGATAAGGAACCTGCAGATTGTTCTGATGTATCTGAGAGTGTAGCTAAGGACACTAGTGACCAagaggatgtgactttgtcttcgtcTCCAGCTGCTCATGAAGACAATAATGTAGCCGATAATGTAGCAAAGAACATTAGTGACAAAGAGGATGTGACTTTCTCTTCGTCTCCAGCTGCTCATGAAGACAATAATGTAGCCGATAATGTAGCAAAGaacattggtgacaaagaggatGCGACGTTGTCTCCAGATTCTGATGAAGACAAGAATGTCGCTGAGATTGTAGCTAAGAACATTGGTGACAaaaaggatgtgacattgtctacgTCTTCAGATGTTGATGTAGACAAGAATGGGAAGGATGTGACTTTGGAGGAAAAGCACAGGGAGGGGATTCCTATGGATGTGACTTGTAATGCTACAGAAATGAACGGGGATAAAATCGAGAATGAAATGGCTGGTGATGGGTCAACAGAGCTTGTCATGGACCTGTCTATATGTCCTGATGATGTCCTCAAAAGTGATGTGATGGATTGTGATAGTGGTGTGGATGCTGACGAAAGTGGAAAAAATGCTGACTCGTGTTCTGTTGTTGATAGTACTGAGAAGATTGAGGAGAATTCAGCCAATTATGCGAAGGAAGCAGAAATTGTTGAGAATATTCCAACGGTTCCGTCGCAAATGGATAGAACCCCTGACAAAGATACAGAACCTAATGACTTGGTGactgatttgaagaaaacatcaGAAAATGGCAGCAATGATATTGACCACAGGCTGGTGAACAATGATAGGTGCCTCTTAGAAGTTCAGGACGTACAGTCCGATTGTCCACTTAACTTGTCAATGAAATCTGAATCTTCTGTAGAGGGAGGTGAGAAGAAACGCAAACCGTACGCTCTAGGACAGTTAGAATCTATGACTAATGCATTGAAAGTATCCACAGGAGAGGAAAAATGCGATTCGAGTATTCTACGTGCAGCGTTTGCTGGTCGGAAAATAACGGCAGATGTTCCGCACAAACCTGTCCAGTCACCCCAGGGGTCAATATCTCCAAGCCCATTGTCACCAACTAAGCTCGGCTTGACAGGGACAAAACCTGGAATCGTGTTCCATAATTTAACTCCAGAGTTGGTGGAGCAGAACCTTTTCAAAAATAGTCGTTGTAGCTATGGGCGGTATACGCCAGTCGGACGTGGTGTTACTCAGTTTGTGTCTTCTTCGCCAAAGGTGTTGCCAAAGCCTGAGCCTGTTGTGAAAAAATTTGTAGGAACTGCCATATCGAGTTCTACTAAAGACACTGCCAAGCCTGAATCACTGCAGAAGCCTGATGGACAATATTACCAGTTTGAGATACAATCGCATCATCATTGCATCGAAAATGGCCGCCAGATTTACAGATGCGACGTATGCTCTGGTTCTTATCGCCATGCCTTTAGTCTGAAGCGACATTTTATACGCAACCATGTCAATCATAAGTATGTCTCCGATGCCGATCTCATCAACTGCTGCGTGAATATTAAGAAACCGACTGAACAAACGCTGACTGAAAGTAAGAAAATCTGCGACATGATCCGATCTGCTGGGTATGAAAATGAACCCTCTCAACAAAGTTCTGACACCAAAACAGAAAATAGCCAGCAATTGAAACTCGAATCTGACAAGGATGCCATGAACCTTGAAagtgaaattgtaaacaaacttccAAATCTATCAAACGCCTCTGTAAATGAACAAAAGTCTGCCCCGGGTGACAAATCTCCACCTGGTGAGAAAAAGGAGAGTGTTATAATCTTAAGTCGCGCTTCTGAGGATACAGACTGTGCAGTAAAGTCGAACGACAATTTAGTGATCTTGCAGTCGACGCCGAAGAAATGGCCGGGATTGTTCCGATGCAACGCCTGTGGTGCTACGTTTGATGAGCTCCCCCTATTAACAACTCACTACCTCAATCACCCGTCGAAGAAGGAAGGACGGATGTTTACGTGCGACAAGTGTTTCATGAAGTTCTCACACAAGCACAACCTAATTCGCCATCGAAGTTCTCACCAAA TTACTTCAAGTGCCAGCAAGCACAGCACAGTATCGATAAGGGGCGTTCCCGAAGGAGGCCAACAAGGAGACCCGATTTTCCAATGCAAACTTTGCCCAGCATTCTTCCTGCATCGGGGATACCTAATGAAACACATCCGAGTCATGCACGGACGCCAACGAAACGCATGCGCATTCTGCTCAAAGCATTTCGAAAGTGAGACGAAATTAGAGACGCATTTACGAATAACACACGACCAGTCGTTAGAATCAAATAAAGCGACAATGTTGAAGAACTGTCCGAAAACTCCAACAGATCTGGATAAAAATCAGTCGATGAAGTTATCCAATCGTGCGCAAGGTTACAAATATGCTTGTACTGTGTGTAAGAAACGCTTTAAGGAGTATAGGATTATGTGTCGCCATCGCCGATTGGCTCATCAGAGCGGCCGTACACCACTGGTGCCTGAAAAGGCGCCGCGTGTTGAGTTGGTTATACCGACACCCAAACGATCTCTTTTTTTGGATGATTCTCCATTTTTCTATGCAAATGTTGCGAAGAATATATCAGATAATTTGAACATGCACGTTGATGGGAAAATTGAAAGTTTGGGAAATCCCTCAGTGCACTTCAGAGTCAAAGATGGTGCTATTGGTTTGAATAGTTGTGATACGAAGCTCCCTGAGAGTGAATTCTGGGTAAAGTACAATGTAAATCCAGAATTTCCGCCAAAGTTGAAGTTAACCTCTGTGAAGCCTGCTGCAAATGACCAGAGTCGGCCACATAATGTTAGACCTGAACATGCATTTGCAGCACCGCCATATTCTGGTGTGCAGTGGCCGTGCACCGCTGAATGCAATCAACGCCGCCGTAAAAATGGCTTCAAGAACTTCTATGCAGATGACAATGAAGACAAGAAGTACATATGCATGGTCTGTAAGAGGGAGTTTGAATTCTTCATGGATTTTGACGACCATCGTTGGGAAGTTCACCCAAATGTCAACTGCACTCATATAGAAGTCAACAAGGACTCGTATCCGCCCATATTTGTTCCGCCAACATTTCATGGTATGCTGAATGACACGCCAAGCGACGTGGAAAAGGTGTACCCATCTAGTTTCAAGTGTACGAAGTGCAATTCAAACTTTGACCTCATTGATAAGTTGCACGAGCATATCGTTTCTTGTGCTGTGAAGGGGAAAGGGGATCAAGCAAGCTCAAGTTCAAATTCTAACTCGAACGGATACGGAAGTCAACTTTTGGGCGACTTCAAGAAAAATCAATATGCGCAGATGAAAAAGGGTTTCAAGGTCAAGCATCGCCTGCAACATCGGGCGCAGTTGAAGAGTCTGGCGGCACAGAAAGCAAAGGAGGAGAAACTGCAGAATAAGATTAAGAAACAGCGGAAAAGTCGCTATGAGCGGGAACAGGGAATCGGGTACAATGATCGTGGATTTGAATTCAATGTGGAAGCAGAATTGAACGAAGACGGTACCCAAAAGCGACGGAATTTTTTCCAATTGCCATACAATCCGAAGAAGCATAAAAGGAGGCGTGATATGACACAAGTTGTTGATATGCATATGTGTGGCGGGTGTCGGAAGCGGTTCAAGACTTTGGGTTTGTTGGAACGCCATGGAAGGATTTGTTCGGAGAAGGAGAAACTGAACAAAGCTGAAGCAATTGCTGTTCCAAAGCGTGAAATAAGTGGCGCTCTAAAGTGCAAATATTGCGCGAAAGTTTTCACGTATAAAGCGAGTTTGAGGAGGCATCTGATGGATATTTGTCGCATTAAGAAAGATTTGATCGCAAGAAATATATTATCTCCGACAGAGTTGGAGACTGAGAAGATCATGATTGACAATATGGCGGAGAAGACATACGATGGGCAAGAAAGCGTCCATAGTTCTGAGGTGGGTTCAGAAATGACCAATGAGCCTGAAGAGGATTTGATGTTGCCAAGGCGTATCGGGTATTGGCGTGGGAAAAAACGGAAGGGCAGAAAGAAGAACAATCGCTGGGCAAAAAGTAAGATACCAAAGAAGACTTTATCTACAGATAGCAAGGAGGGCGCCGAGGATGACTCCAAAACGTCTGTGGAAGAATCAATGGCGCTTGGAGAGAGTGCAGGCACATTGTCTCTAGAGCTCTTAAAATTGAAACCTGAAGTAAAAGCTCTGAAAGGGCTGAGGACATTCAAACGGAGACAACCACTGGTACGGCATGGATATAGATATATTACTGAACTCGTTCCAGATGCGTTGTTGACGTCGACTCCTGTTGAGGACGGTGCGGCAGACGACGGGAAGAGGAGAAGAAAACGAACGTTCAAAGCGCAGGAGCAGGCGAATATCGAGATGGTTCTGGATGACATGGAGTGTTACATTGAAGATGGCGCAGCACCAAAAAAGAAAAAGCGACGCAAATTGAAGCCTGGCATGGAAGGTAGCAATTCTGGGTCATTTTCAAGCAGTTTAGAGGGGTCGGTGTCTGTTAGTGTCCCCCTGGATAGAGTGGCACAGGTGCCCGTGTCTGTGCTGCAAAAAGTAAGACAGAGACCTGGGCCCAAAAAGGGCTGGAAACTAGCAAAGTTGCAGGCTCAGAAGATGAAATGGGGGGAAATAGTACCCACTGTTACTGAAGAGGAGAGCAAGCCTAAAATGCAGGATCTCGGGAAGGCAGACATCAAGAGAAAAGAAGTAGCAGATGACAATAGCCCGTCTGCTCCTGCTGTGGTGAAGAAAAGACCTGGACCGAAAAAAGGTTGGAAGCTGAAAATGAAACTGATGGCCAAAGCTCAGACGAGTAATCCTGATGTTTCGGCTGAAAATCCACCTACAGATGTTAGCAAGACTGCGTCTGTGTCggcacaagaagaagaagatgtcaTAATGGAAAACGTTGAACGTGTGCGTGGAAAACCTGGGCCAAAGAAGGGGTGGAAGTTGGCAAAGTTAGGATTGCCTCCTCAAAATGCAGAGGTCGCTGTAACAACTGGCCCTGCCAGTGAAACTGATACATCTACTATCCGTAAGCCAGTTGTAAGACGGAAGCCTAAGGGGTTGAAGCCAAGGTTTCAGGCTAAGAAATATATAGCTTCGGTTGTAGGTGAGATACTTGATGAGGCTGTGCCTTCAGCATATGTACGGAAGAAGTCTTTGGGGAAAAGAGGGCCTTTGCCAAAAGGTGATAAGATTGCTAAGGGGGTTAAAGATTCGCCAGGGGAGCCCATCCCTGCTGCACCTACTTCTGAAATTGCATTGGATGCAGCGACAAATGTGCCAATGAATTCGGAGTCTGATTCAAAGGAAGTGGTGCCGGTTGTGGCAAAGAAACCCAGGGGTCCTAAGAAAGGTTGGAAACTAGAAAGAGCAAAAGCTGCTGAGCTTGCGGAGAGCCTGCAGGAAACGGTGCCTGAATCAGTTCCTGAACCAGCGTCAATTCCAGTCGAGGAAACAAATCCAGAAAAACCTGCGAAGCGTAAACCAGGACCTAAAAAGGGTTGGAAGTTGCTGAAGAAAGAGGAGAAGTCCGTTACTCTGACAAGTTCAGGGACTGGTCGGGGTAGAAAATCTCATGTTACATCTAGTTCACCAACTCGTAAGAACAGCTGCAGTCCAAATAGGAAAGTGTCGCCTGGTCCTACTCGAAAAGAAGTCACTGATCCCTCTCCTAAAGCATCTTCAAATCCAACTGGGAAAGTTGCAGCAAAGGGTAAAGTTGGTGGAGAACCTAAGGTGAAACGAGACGGTAAAGTGGCTGTAAAAAGGGGTCGTAAACCTGCTGTTAATGCCCCAGATAGTCCTGAAAAAAGGGTTCTCATAGAAAGGGGTCCTGGGAAAAGAGTTGTGAAAATTAAAAAGGCAGTTCTAGCACCCCCTACTCGAGGTAGAAAGCGGGCTATTAAAGATGGCGACACGAAGGCTAAAACTTTAGTGAAGCGGAGGAAAATTGACGGGTTGGATGGAGAGGGTATGGAAACTGATGAAACTCTTActgtgccacctagtggcctgGTGCTAAATGACATGGATCACATTGATGGAGTGGAAACAAGTCTGGTCCAGAAGAACAAATCCTGTGATTCTATTGACATGGTTGAGTTGAATACATGTACGTCACGTCCTCTGTCGGTAGAGTGTGCGAGTAGCTCGGGGGTATCTAGTGGCGCGACTAGTGACAACAGCTTTGAAACAACTGAAACAACTGGTGCGGATGTAAATTCTCCTACTTTAACCCCGGTTCAGTCTCAGAGTTAG